A window of Microbispora hainanensis genomic DNA:
TGGCCGCCCTTGCTCTTGGTCTTGCTCACGACGGCAAGCTTAAGGTCGCTCCGCTCCGGCCGCTTAAGGTCGCTCCGCTCCGGCCGCTTAAGGTCGCTCCGCTCCCGGCGGGCGACCGCGTCAGGGGAGCGTTCAGGGGAGGACGGAGCGTACGGCCTCGGGGGAGCGGGCCACCACGGCGGTGCCGTCGTCGGCGGTGATGATCGGCCGCTGGATCAGGATCGGGTGAGCGGCCATGGCCTCGATCCACCGCCCGCGGGCCGCCTCGTCGCGCGGCCACGACTCCAGGTCGAGCTCGGCCGCGACGGGCTCGCCGAGGCGGGCTACGTCCCAGGGCTCCAGGCCGAGGCGGCGCAGCACCTCGGTGAGCTCCTCCGCGCTCGGCGGGTCCTCCAGGTAGTGCCGCACGGTGTATCCGGCGCCCTCGGCGTCGAGCAGCGACAGGGCCGACCGGCACTTCGAGCAGGCCGGGTTGATCCAGATCTCCATGCGGTCATTGTCCCGCCCGGCGGAGCGTAAACGGGGCTTCATGCCCACCCGGCGAATGGCAAAACGATCTAAAGGGGACAATTTCTTCACGTGGCCTTTTGTCGATGGGAGTGGCCGAGCGGGAGGGCAGCGGATGGGAACGGTCAGTGGTGTCGTGGGTGACGTCGCGAAGGGACAGGCATGCCTGTTCGGCGGGCTCGGGGTGTGCGTCACCCTCCGGCCGGAGGGTCTGGCGGTCAACCACGGCATGAGCTACTTCGGTGTCCACTGGCAGACCCTGCTGCCGTACGCCGCGGGTCTCGCGGGCGCCGCGCTGTTCACCCACCGGGCGCTGCGCGACGCGGCGGCCCGCACGCCGCACCCCGCCCACCTGCGGCGGATGGCCGGCTCGTTCGTCGTGCTGCTGGCCGGGATCGTGCTGACGCCCTACACGCTGGGCGGGGTGGTCGACTGGGCGCACCGGGGGCTGGGCGCGGCCCTGTTCGTGCTCCAGCTCCTGCTGGCCGTACGGCTCGTCGCGTGGGCCCACGGCGACGCGGTCGGCGTCGCGTTCTTCCTGGTCCAGCTCGGCGGGGGCGTCCTCGCCGCGGTGTACGTGCTCCAGACCGAGGGGCTGCTCATCCACGGCGAGGCGACGTTCCAGCTCGGGTTCGCCCTGGTGCTGGCCAGGACGCTCCCGCTGCTCGCGCCCCCGATCGCCGCGGCGGCCGTGGCCTCGGGCGGCGCGCCCGCCGCCGCACCCGCCGCCTCCCCGGCGACGGTCTCATGCCAGTGAGACGGTGATCGGCCCGCCGCGCGGGTCCGCGCCGGACAGCAGCGACGACGGCACCCGGAACACCCGGCCGGGGGAGACCGGCCACGGCAGCGTGCGGCGGGCGATCTCCCGGCCGCCCTGCGTCACCACGACCCTCGCGACGGCGCGGTGCTCGTCCGGCCACAGCAGGATCCGGCGCCGGGGCGGCGCGCCCGCACCCGGCCTGACCAGGCCGGGGGAGACCCATCGGAACGGCGTCCCGGCCCGCAGCGGGATCGCACCCGCGTCCGTCGACGTGCCGCCGAGGTGGTCCAGGACGTGCCGCACCACGTGACGGCCGTCGAGTGCCGCCACGTCGGCGGTGTCCACGGGGTGGATCAGGTTGCCGACCGCGAACACGCCGGGGCGGCTGGTGGCCAGGGTGTTGTCCACGACCGGGCTCCTGCTGCCCGGGTCCATCGCCAGCCCGGCGGCCCGGGCCAGCTCGTGGTCCGGGATCCAGCCGCCGGTGAACACCACCGTGTCGCAGGGCACCGTGCGGCGCTCGCCCGTGCGCAGGTCCTCGACCTCGACCGACTCCACGGCGTCGCGCCCGTTGATCCGCACGACCCGGGTGGCGGTGGCGACGGGCACGCGCAACAGGGCCCGCCCCGGCACGCCGAACGCCGCGTACGACTCGGCGCGGGCGTGCTCGCTGGTCATCAGCACGGTGCGGCAGCCCGCCGCGCGCAGGGTGAGCGCGGCCGACCAGCTCACCGGCTCGGCCCCGACGACGACGGCCCGCGTGCCGGCCCTGCCGCGATGCAGGTGGACCAGGTTCTGGAGCTGCCCGGTCGTCAGCACGCCCGGCGGGCGGTCGCCCGGCACCATCCGGGCCGTACGGGGACGTTCCCGCGCACCGGTCGCCAGGACGACGGCGCGGGCCTCCACCCGCAGCCGGCCCTCCGGCGTGGTGACGTCGAGGGCACGCTCCCCTGCCCAGCCGGTGACCATGGCCGAGGTGCGCACCCGCGCCCCGGCCTCCAGGGCGCGGTTGGCCAGCAGGCGGGCGTACGCGGGGCCGGTCATCACCGTGCGCAGGTCGCGCAGGCCGAAGCCGGTGTGGTGGCTGTGCCGGGGGATGCCGCCCGCCTCCCGCTCCCGGTCGAGCACCAGCACCCGCAGGCCGGCCGCCGCGAGACCGGCGGCGGCGGTCAGCCCGGAAGGGCCGCCGCCCACGACGGCGACGTCGGTGGTGACGCGCATCACGATCCCTCCACGCGGGCGAGGCGCCCGGCGATCTCGGCTCCGCAGTAGAAGCCCTGGCAGCGGCCCATCATGGCCCGGGTGCGGCGGCGCAGGCCGTCGAGGTCCGCCGGGGGGAGGGGAGAGGCCAGGGCGTCCCTGATCTCCCCGGCGGTGACCCGTTCGCAGAAGCAGACCACGGTCCCGTACGCCGGGTCGCGGGCGATGAGGTCCTCGCGCAGGTACGGCCGGGGGAACGCCTCGCCGATGTTGGGCATCCGGGGCGGCTCCGGCAGGCCGTCGCGTACGGAGGTGACGAGGCCCGCCTCGGCCAGCAGCCCGGCGGCGTGCTCGGCGAGCGCCATCGACGCGGTCAGCCCGGTCGACCGGATGCCGCCGAGCACGAGATAGCGCCGCCCGGCGTCGAGGTGGACCTGGTAGTCGCCGTGCTCGGTGGCCGCCCGCAGCCCGGCGTAGGAGGCGGTGACCTCCTCGCTCATCAGTGCGGGCATGAGCGCGAGGCCCTTGTCCACGAGGAACGCGAACCCCTCCTCGGAGGTGGAGGTGTCGGCGCGGTCGCGCAGGTCCTCGGCGGTGGGGCCGAGCATCACGTTGCCGTAGATCGTCGGGCTGATCAGCACGCCCTTGCCGCGCGAGCTCGGCACGGGCAGCACGATGCGGGTCGCCAGCGGCCTGGCCATCTTGTCGAAGACCAGCAGCTCGCCCCGGCGCGGCGTGACCGTGAACCGCTCGTGCCCGAACAGGCGGTCGACGGCGTCGGAGCCCAGCCCGGCGGCGTTGACGACCCAGCGGGCCCGCAGCGGGCCCCGGTTCGTCCGCAGCACGGTCGCCTGCCCGTCGTCGTGCTCGACGCCTTCGATCCGGGTGTTCAGCAGCACGCGGGCCCCCCGCGAGAGCGCCTCGGTGGCGTACGCGAGCGTGGTGGTCCACGGGCAGACGATCGACTCTCCGGGCACGGTCAGCCCGCCGAGCGCACCCGGGCCGAGGGCCGGGACCAGCCGGTAGACCTCGTCAGGCCCGACGATCTCGCACTCCCGATATCCGTTCTTCGCCGCCTTGTCCGCCAGCCCGGGGAGCGCGGCCAGCTCCTCGCCGGTCCAGGCGACCAGCAGCGCGCCGGTCCGCTCGACCGGGATGCCGGTGCGCTCGGCGTACCCGCCGAGCAGCTCGTATCCCCGCCGCACCAGGCGCGACTCCAGCGTGCCCGGTGTCGCGTCGAAGCCGGTGTGCAGGATCGCGGTGTTGGCCTTGCTGGTGCCGTCGCCGACGTCCGGGCTCGCCTCGGCCAGCACGACCGACAGCGCGCGGCCGTCGTGTGCGCGTCCCGCCAGCTCGCGGGCCACGGCCGCGCCCACCACGCCGCCGCCGACCACCGCCACGTCGACCGTCTCGCCCGGCAGCGGCCCCGACCTGCTGACGCATCCGCTCGCGCATCCGCTCACGCGTCCCTCCCCGTCTCGATCGCCGCGCGGACACCCCGCCGCCAGCGCGTCATGAACTCCTCCGCCCGGTCCGCCGGCCAGCGCGGCTCGTACGTCGTCGCCGGGGCCCACGCGGGCACGGCGCCGGCCACCGTGAGCGAGGGGGTCACGGCGAGGCGGGCCAGCGCGGCGGCGCCGAGCGCGGTCGCGTGCGGCGACGGATAGACGTCCACCGGCGCCTGCAGCAGGTCGGCCTGGGCCTGCATGAGCGCGGCCGACCGGGTGAGGCCGCCGTCCACCCGCAGGCGGGCCAGCGGGCGGCCGAGATCGGCCGCGACGACCGCCGCGAGGTCGGCCACCTGGGCGGCGATGCCCTCCAGCACGGCGCGGACCAGGTGGCCGGGCCGGGTGGACAGCGTCATGCCGAGGAACGCCCCTGTCGCGTCCGGCCGCCACCAGGGCGCGGCCAGCCCGGCCAGCCCGGGGACGAACAGCGCGCCCTCGGCGTCCGGCTCTGCCAGCGCGTCCAGGTCGGCGGCGTCGCCGACGAGGCCGAGGCCGTTCAGCCACCGCACCGCGGAGGCGGCCGTGTAGACCTGGCCGTCCACGCAGTAGGGCGTGGCCCCCCTGGCCCGCCACGCCACCGACGTGGTCAGGCCGGAGGCCGAGCGCACGGCCCGCTCACCGGTGTTGGCGAGCAGGAACGCCCCCGTGCCGTACGTGCACTTGGCCTCGCCGGCCGACAGGCAGCCCTCGGCGAGCAGCGCGGCCTGCTGGTCGACGACCAGGCCGCCGACCGGGATCTCCCCGCCGAAGGCCCGGGTCGTCCCGATCACCTCGTCGCAGGCGGCGATCGCGGGCAGGTGCTCGCCGTCCAGGCCGAACAGGCCGAGCAGCTCCCCGCTCCACTCGACCGTGTCGAGATCGAGCAGCGCCGACCTGCTGGCGGTCGCCGCGTCGGTGACGAACTCCCCGGTCAGGTGGTGGACGAGCCAGGTGTCGCTGGTCGTCACCACACCCTCGCGGGTGAGATTGCGGCGGATCCACGCCATCTTCGGCGCCGAGAAATACGGGTCGAGCACGAGCCCGGTCAGCTCGGCGATCCTCCCGGCGTGCCCGGCCAGATCGGCGCAGACCTCCTCGGCCCGCCGGTCCTGCCACACCAGGGCGGTCGTCAGCGGCTCGCCGGTCGCCGGGTCCCAGGCCAGCACGGTCTCGCCCTGGTTGGCCAGCGTGACCGCGCCGACGGGCACGCCCGCCGCCGCGACCGCCTCCCGCCCGGCGGCCAGCACCGAGTCGAGCAGTTCCCGCGGGTCCTGCTCCACCCGCCCGCCCGGCAGGTACGCGGGACGGACCGGCGCCTCGGCCGGCGCGAGGACCGCGCCGTCGCCGTCCACCACGAGCGCCTTGGTGCCCGAGGTGCCCTGGTCGATCGCGAGCACGGCAGGGGGATGGGACATCGATCGTCTCCTGGCGGGAGCTGGGGGTCGTGACGGCCAGCCTATGGGTTGATCACTTCGGCACCCGCGCTGACCAGGGCGGACGTGATCGGCTCCGGGGGTTCCGCGTCGGTGATGAGACCCGACAGGCCGTCCAGTGCGCACACCCGGTAGGCGGCGACCCTGCCGTGCTTGGAGCCGTCGGCGAGCACGTACGTCCGGGCGGAGCCGGCGAGGATCACGCGCTTGGTCGCGACCTCGTCCAGGAAGTAGTCGGTGAGCCCGGCCTCCGCGTCCACCCCGCCCGAGCCGAGGAACGCCACATCCGCCCGCAGGTCCCGGAAGAACCCCAGCGTGTGCGCGTTGGAGACGGCGAGGTCGCCCTGCCGTACGCGCCCGCCCGCCACCAGCACCTCCACGCCGGGACGGCCCGCGAGCTCGGCCGCCACCAGCAGCGAGCAGGTGGCGACCACGCCACGGAAGGACGGGGGGACGGCCCTGGCGACGTGGACGGCGGTGGTGCCGACGTCGATGATCACGGTCTGGCCCGGGCGCAGCAGCCGCGCCGCGAGCTCGCCGATCACGGCCTTCGCCTCCGACCGGCTGGTCGAGCGCTCCAGATAGGACAGCTCCTCGCCGGTGCCGGACGGCGCCGAGGTCGCCCCGCCGTGCACGCGGACGAGCAGCGCCCGGCGCTCCAGGATCGCCAGGTCGCGCCGGACGGTCTCGTGGGAGACGCCGAGCAGCGCGGCCAGGTCCTCGGTGCGGACGGTTCCCTTCCGCCCGAGGGTCTCGATGATCCGCTGGTGACGCTGCGCCGGAAGCACGAGATCCACCCCTGACCGAGTGTGACTGTTCTTGCCCGAGAGTGTGGATGGATGCCCGGAAAGCTGTCAACCGCGGGCCGCGTAAAACAGGCGGACGCGAAGATTCCCAGCTCCCGAGGGGTGTGCCGACCGGTGAAACGCCCGTTTCGAATGCTGGACACACGCGGATCGCTCCCTGGTCGTCCGTAGACTGGGACGGTGATTTCCCGTATCGACCTGCGCGGGTCCCTTCCTGCCGACCTGCGCGACGTGCTGCCCCGCGCCGAACTCGACGTCGAGGCCGCCCTGGAGAAGGTGCGGCCCATATGTGAGGACGTACGCCATCGCGGCGCGGCAGCCGTACGGGAGCTGACCGCGCGGTTCGACGGCGTCGGGCTGGAGTCGGCCCGGGTGCCCGCCGAGGCGCTCGCCCGCGCCCTGGAGGAGCTCGACCCGGCCGTGCGCGCGGCGCTGGAGGAGTCGATCCGCCGCGCCCGCCTGGTCCACCGCGACCAGCGGCGCACCGACACCACGACGCAGGTCGTGCCGGGCGGCACGGTAACCGAGCGCTGGGTGCCGGTCGACCGCGTGGGGCTCTACGTCCCCGGCGGCCGGGCCGTCTATCCCTCCAGCGTGGTCATGAACGTCGTCCCCGCCCAGGAGGCGGGCGTGCCCTCGCTGGCCGTCACCTCGCCCGCCCAGAAGGAGTTCGGCGGGCTCCCGCACCCCACGATCCTCGCCGCGTGCGCGCTGCTCGGCGTCGACGAGGTGTACGCCGTGGGCGGCGCCCAGGCCGTCGCGATGTTCGCCTACGGCACCGAGGAGTGCCGGCCGGCCACGATGGTGACCGGCCCCGGCAACATCTGGGTGGCCGCGGCCAAGCGCCTGCTCAAGGGCCGCATCGGCATCGACTCCGAGGCCGGCCCCACCGAGATCGCGATCCTCGCCGACGAGACCGCCGACCCCGTGCACGTCGCGGCCGACCTGATCAGCCAGGCCGAGCACGACGTGATCGCCGCCTCCGTGCTGGTCACCACCAGCGTGGAGCTGGCCGACGCCGTGGAGAAGGAGCTGCCCGGCCAGGTCGCGGCGACCCGGCACAGCGAGCGCATCACCGAGGCGCTCGCCGGCCGCCAGTCGGGCATCGTGCTCGTCTCGGGCATCGACGACGGCCTCAAGGTCGTCGACGCCTACGCCGCCGAGCACCTGGAGATCCAGACGGCCGACGCCCGCGCTGTCGCCGCCCGGGTGCGCAACGCCGGTGCGATCTTCGTCGGCCCGTACGCGCCGGTGTCGCTCGGCGACTACATGGCGGGCTCCAACCACGTGCTGCCGACCGGCGGCTGCGCCTGCCACTCCTCGGGGCTGTCGGTGCAGACGTTCCTGCGCGGCATCCACGTCGTGGACTACACCCGCGAGGCGCTGGCCGGGGCCGCGCCGTACGTGTGCGCCCTCGCCGACGCGGAGGACCTGCCCGCCCACGGCGCCGCCGTCCGCGCCCGCTTCGACTGGGAAGTGCCCGCATGACGACCCTCGACGACCTGCCGATCCGCGACGACCTGCGGGGCAAGCAGCCCTACGGCGCGCCGCAGCTCGACGTGCCCGTCCAGCTCAACACCAACGAGAACCCCTACCCGCCGTCGGCCGCGCTGATCGACGACCTCGCCCGTGCCGTACGGCAGGGCGCGGCGACGCTCAACCGCTACCCCGACAGGGACGCCGTCGAGCTGCGCAAGGACCTCGCCGACTATCTCGGCCACGGGCTGACGGCCCGCCGGCTGTGGGCGGCCAACGGCTCCAACGAGATCATCCAGCAGATCCTCCAGGCGTTCGGCGGCCCCGGCCGCTCCGCCATCGGGTTCGAGCCGTCCTACTCGATGCACCCGATCATCGCGGGCGGCACGAACACCCGCTGGATCGAGGGCCTGCGCGACGAGGACTTCGCGATCGACCCGGACGCCGCCGTGGCCGCGATCGAGGAGCACCGCCCCGACGTGGTGTTCCTGACCTCGCCGAACAACCCGACCGGCACGGCCCTGCCGCTGGAGGTCATCCAGCGGATCCTCGCCGCCGCGCCCGGCATGGTCGTGGTCGACGAGGCGTACGCCGAGTTCGCCCGCACGGGCACGCCGTCGGCGCTGACCCTGCTGCCCGGCAACCCCCGGCTGATCGTGACCCGCACCATGTCGAAGGCGTTCGCGATGGCCGGCACCCGGCTCGGCTACCTCGCCGCCGACCCGGCGGTGGTCGACGCCCTGCTGCTGGTCCGCCTGCCCTACCACCTGTCCACGCTGACCCAGGCGGCGGCCCGGGTGGCGCTGGCGCACCGCGAGGAGCTGCTCGGCACGGTCGACGCGCTGCGCGCCGAGCGGGACGCCACCGTCGGCTGGCTGCGCGGGCGCGGCCTGAAGGTCGCCGACTCCGACGCCAATTTCGTGTTGTTCGGTACCTTTGCGGATCGGCGGTCCGTATGGGAGGGACTGCTCGATCGCGGGGTGCTGATCCGGGAGACCGGTCCCGCTGGCTGGCTGCGCGTGTCGATCGGCACGCCGGAAGAGATGGCGGCGTTCCGCGCCGCGCTGGAGGGGGTCCTCGCATGACCGAGCTCAACGAGCGCCGCGGCCGCGTCGAGCGCACCACGAAGGAGACGTCGGTGCTGGTCGAGGTCGGCCTCGACGGCACCGGGATCGTCGACGTGTCCACCGGTGTCGGCTTCTACGACCACATGCTCGCCCAGCTCGGCAAGCACGGCCTGTTCGACCTGACCGTGAAGACCGAGGGCGACCTGCACATCGACGCCCACCACACGATCGAGGACACCTCGATCGCGCTCGGCGCGGCGTTCCGCGAGGCACTGGGCGACAAGTCGGGCATCCGGCGGTTCGGCAGCGCGTCCTGCCCGCTGGACGAGGCGCTCGCGCAGGTCACGGTGGACCTGTCCGGCCGGCCCTACCTCGTGCACACCGAGCCCGAGGGCATGGCCCCGATGATCGGGCCCGACTACGACACCACCATGACCCGGCACATCCTGGAGTCGTTCGTCGCGCAGGCGGCGGTCTGCCTCCACGTGCACGTGCCGTACGGGCGCAACGCCCACCACATCGTGGAGGCGCAGTTCAAGGCGCTCGCGCGGGCGCTGCGCGAGGCGTCGGAGCGCGACCCCCGGGCGACCGGCGTGCCCAGCACGAAGGGCGTGCTCTGATGACCTTCGCGTCCGGGGGGATGATCTTCATCGGTCTCTTCCTGATCGGCGGGGTCATCTCGGGCATCCGGCAGGGCCTCAAGCTGCTGGCGGCGCTCGCCGGCGTCGGGGCCGTCATGGCGATCACAGCGGGGGTGATGTGGTGGCAGTGAACAGGCGGGTCGTCGTCCTCGACTACGGGTCGGGCAACCTCCGCTCGGCCGAGCGGGCGCTGGCCCGCGTCGGGGCGGACGTCACCGTCACCGCCGACTTCGACGCGGCCCTCGAGGCGGAGGGGCTCGTCGTGCCCGGCGTCGGCGCGTTCGCGGCCTGCATGGAGGGGCTCAAGCGCGTGCGCGGCGACCAGATCGTGGGCCGCCGCCTGTCCGGCGGGCGCCCGGTGCTCGGGATCTGCGTCGGCATGCAGATCCTGTTCGAGAAGGGCGTCGAGCACGGCGTCCACACCGAGGGCTGCGGCGAGTGGCCCGGCACGGTCGAGCGGCTCGACGCGCCCGTGCTGCCCCACATGGGGTGGAACACCGTGACCGCGCCCGAGGGCAGCGTGCTGTTCCGCGGCATGGAGGAGGGGACGCGCTTCTACTTCGTCCACTCCTACGGGGTGCGCGAATGGCGGCTGCAGGCCGGCGACGGCTTTGAGCAGCCGCTGGTCGCCTGGGCCGAGCACGGCGTGCCGTTCGTGGCCGCGGCCGAGAACGGCCCGCTCATGGCCACCCAGTTCCACCCGGAGAAGTCGGGGGACGCGGGGGCCGTGCTGCTGTCCAACTGGCTGAGCACGTTGTGAGCGTGTCCGGCAGGCGAAATATCGAGGCAGCGGTGCGACACTGGGAACCGGCGGGGCCGCGGCGCGTACGGCCGGCCAGGCCGAGGCCGTGACCGGACCTGAGCGGGAGGCCCGATGAGCAAGGAACGGGCCCGTCGGAGGGCAGAGCGCGAAGCCGAGCGCGAACGCCTCGCGGCGGCCCGGGCCGAGCGTGAGGCGAGGGCGGCCAGGCGGCGTGAGATGCGCGAGCGGCTCGTGGGGCCGCTCGCCGGAGCCGTGGCGGCGGTGCTGCCACGACCGGCCAGGCCCGTGCGGGTGGCCCGGCAGCGCGGGTATCTCGCCCGCCGCCGCCGCACGGAGAACGGCGTCGTCGTCGTGCTGTGGTTCCTCGTCCAGGTGCTCGCCTGGATCCTGCTCGACTCGTGGATGGCCCGCCTGGGCGTGTTCCTCGGCTCGATCCTGCTGCTCCCGGTGCTCGTCACCATCGTTTTCGACCGGAGGTCATGAATAAATGTCGCTCGTATTGCTCCCGGCCGTCGACGTCGCCGACGGCCAAGCCGTCCGCCTCGTGCAGGGCGAGGCGGGGACGGAGACCTCGTACGGGGATCCGCTCGCCGCCGCCCTCGCCTGGCAGAAGGCCGGTGCGGAGTGGATCCACCTGGTCGACCTCGACGCGGCGTTCGGCCGGGGGAACAACCGCGAGCTGCTCGCCTCCGTCGTCGGCGCGCTGGACGTGAACGTCGAGTTGTCCGGCGGGATCCGTGACGACGCCTCTCTTGAGGCCGCGCTGAGCACCGGCTGCCGCCGGGTCAACATCGGCACGGCCGCGCTGGAGAACCCCGAGTGGTGCGCCAGGGCGATCGCC
This region includes:
- a CDS encoding arsenate reductase family protein, translated to MEIWINPACSKCRSALSLLDAEGAGYTVRHYLEDPPSAEELTEVLRRLGLEPWDVARLGEPVAAELDLESWPRDEAARGRWIEAMAAHPILIQRPIITADDGTAVVARSPEAVRSVLP
- a CDS encoding NAD(P)/FAD-dependent oxidoreductase, with translation MRVTTDVAVVGGGPSGLTAAAGLAAAGLRVLVLDREREAGGIPRHSHHTGFGLRDLRTVMTGPAYARLLANRALEAGARVRTSAMVTGWAGERALDVTTPEGRLRVEARAVVLATGARERPRTARMVPGDRPPGVLTTGQLQNLVHLHRGRAGTRAVVVGAEPVSWSAALTLRAAGCRTVLMTSEHARAESYAAFGVPGRALLRVPVATATRVVRINGRDAVESVEVEDLRTGERRTVPCDTVVFTGGWIPDHELARAAGLAMDPGSRSPVVDNTLATSRPGVFAVGNLIHPVDTADVAALDGRHVVRHVLDHLGGTSTDAGAIPLRAGTPFRWVSPGLVRPGAGAPPRRRILLWPDEHRAVARVVVTQGGREIARRTLPWPVSPGRVFRVPSSLLSGADPRGGPITVSLA
- a CDS encoding NAD(P)/FAD-dependent oxidoreductase, whose amino-acid sequence is MSGCASGCVSRSGPLPGETVDVAVVGGGVVGAAVARELAGRAHDGRALSVVLAEASPDVGDGTSKANTAILHTGFDATPGTLESRLVRRGYELLGGYAERTGIPVERTGALLVAWTGEELAALPGLADKAAKNGYRECEIVGPDEVYRLVPALGPGALGGLTVPGESIVCPWTTTLAYATEALSRGARVLLNTRIEGVEHDDGQATVLRTNRGPLRARWVVNAAGLGSDAVDRLFGHERFTVTPRRGELLVFDKMARPLATRIVLPVPSSRGKGVLISPTIYGNVMLGPTAEDLRDRADTSTSEEGFAFLVDKGLALMPALMSEEVTASYAGLRAATEHGDYQVHLDAGRRYLVLGGIRSTGLTASMALAEHAAGLLAEAGLVTSVRDGLPEPPRMPNIGEAFPRPYLREDLIARDPAYGTVVCFCERVTAGEIRDALASPLPPADLDGLRRRTRAMMGRCQGFYCGAEIAGRLARVEGS
- a CDS encoding FGGY family carbohydrate kinase encodes the protein MSHPPAVLAIDQGTSGTKALVVDGDGAVLAPAEAPVRPAYLPGGRVEQDPRELLDSVLAAGREAVAAAGVPVGAVTLANQGETVLAWDPATGEPLTTALVWQDRRAEEVCADLAGHAGRIAELTGLVLDPYFSAPKMAWIRRNLTREGVVTTSDTWLVHHLTGEFVTDAATASRSALLDLDTVEWSGELLGLFGLDGEHLPAIAACDEVIGTTRAFGGEIPVGGLVVDQQAALLAEGCLSAGEAKCTYGTGAFLLANTGERAVRSASGLTTSVAWRARGATPYCVDGQVYTAASAVRWLNGLGLVGDAADLDALAEPDAEGALFVPGLAGLAAPWWRPDATGAFLGMTLSTRPGHLVRAVLEGIAAQVADLAAVVAADLGRPLARLRVDGGLTRSAALMQAQADLLQAPVDVYPSPHATALGAAALARLAVTPSLTVAGAVPAWAPATTYEPRWPADRAEEFMTRWRRGVRAAIETGRDA
- a CDS encoding DeoR/GlpR family DNA-binding transcription regulator, with translation MDLVLPAQRHQRIIETLGRKGTVRTEDLAALLGVSHETVRRDLAILERRALLVRVHGGATSAPSGTGEELSYLERSTSRSEAKAVIGELAARLLRPGQTVIIDVGTTAVHVARAVPPSFRGVVATCSLLVAAELAGRPGVEVLVAGGRVRQGDLAVSNAHTLGFFRDLRADVAFLGSGGVDAEAGLTDYFLDEVATKRVILAGSARTYVLADGSKHGRVAAYRVCALDGLSGLITDAEPPEPITSALVSAGAEVINP
- the hisD gene encoding histidinol dehydrogenase translates to MISRIDLRGSLPADLRDVLPRAELDVEAALEKVRPICEDVRHRGAAAVRELTARFDGVGLESARVPAEALARALEELDPAVRAALEESIRRARLVHRDQRRTDTTTQVVPGGTVTERWVPVDRVGLYVPGGRAVYPSSVVMNVVPAQEAGVPSLAVTSPAQKEFGGLPHPTILAACALLGVDEVYAVGGAQAVAMFAYGTEECRPATMVTGPGNIWVAAAKRLLKGRIGIDSEAGPTEIAILADETADPVHVAADLISQAEHDVIAASVLVTTSVELADAVEKELPGQVAATRHSERITEALAGRQSGIVLVSGIDDGLKVVDAYAAEHLEIQTADARAVAARVRNAGAIFVGPYAPVSLGDYMAGSNHVLPTGGCACHSSGLSVQTFLRGIHVVDYTREALAGAAPYVCALADAEDLPAHGAAVRARFDWEVPA
- a CDS encoding histidinol-phosphate transaminase, producing MTTLDDLPIRDDLRGKQPYGAPQLDVPVQLNTNENPYPPSAALIDDLARAVRQGAATLNRYPDRDAVELRKDLADYLGHGLTARRLWAANGSNEIIQQILQAFGGPGRSAIGFEPSYSMHPIIAGGTNTRWIEGLRDEDFAIDPDAAVAAIEEHRPDVVFLTSPNNPTGTALPLEVIQRILAAAPGMVVVDEAYAEFARTGTPSALTLLPGNPRLIVTRTMSKAFAMAGTRLGYLAADPAVVDALLLVRLPYHLSTLTQAAARVALAHREELLGTVDALRAERDATVGWLRGRGLKVADSDANFVLFGTFADRRSVWEGLLDRGVLIRETGPAGWLRVSIGTPEEMAAFRAALEGVLA
- the hisB gene encoding imidazoleglycerol-phosphate dehydratase HisB, yielding MTELNERRGRVERTTKETSVLVEVGLDGTGIVDVSTGVGFYDHMLAQLGKHGLFDLTVKTEGDLHIDAHHTIEDTSIALGAAFREALGDKSGIRRFGSASCPLDEALAQVTVDLSGRPYLVHTEPEGMAPMIGPDYDTTMTRHILESFVAQAAVCLHVHVPYGRNAHHIVEAQFKALARALREASERDPRATGVPSTKGVL
- the hisH gene encoding imidazole glycerol phosphate synthase subunit HisH; translated protein: MNRRVVVLDYGSGNLRSAERALARVGADVTVTADFDAALEAEGLVVPGVGAFAACMEGLKRVRGDQIVGRRLSGGRPVLGICVGMQILFEKGVEHGVHTEGCGEWPGTVERLDAPVLPHMGWNTVTAPEGSVLFRGMEEGTRFYFVHSYGVREWRLQAGDGFEQPLVAWAEHGVPFVAAAENGPLMATQFHPEKSGDAGAVLLSNWLSTL